The nucleotide sequence GCGGAGACCAGTCCTCTGCTGCTGAAGAGATCAGATTGCCCTGTAGGTCGAAGATGGCACTGCGTCCAGAGCCGCTGCCGGCGTCCAATGCGATTACACAATCAGTTTTCATGGCCAACCTCACACAGTGGTGATAACCCCGCAACAAGCGCATTTCAGACAGATGGACATGCTACCACTGGAAGCGCTCCAGCACCTGTGGATTGGCGCAGTGCAACGGTCGCTGTCCTTCGAAGAGCCGCACCAAGTCCGCTGTGGCAATGCGCGATTGGTGGGTCACTACCTCGGCAGTGCTTCCGCCAATGTGAGGCGTGGCGATGACGTTCTCCAGGCTCAGCAATGGATGCTCTGGAGATGGGGGCTCGTCCTTGAATACATCCAGGGCTGCGCCACCCAGATGCCCATTGCGTAGGGCTTGATAGAGAGCTGTCTCATCTGTCAAATCTGCGCGAGCGGTATTGATGAAATAGGCTCCGTTTTTCATTAGGCTGAATTCGCGCTCACCGATCAGTCCGGTTGTTTCCTCTGTAACAGGTGCATGCAAACTAACGATGTCAGAGCACTGCAACAGTTCTTCCAAGCTCAACAATGTCACACCCAACTCCAGGGCCTCTTCGCGGGCGACGTAGGGGTCATACGCTACCACGCGGGCTCCGAAAGCACGCAAGCGAGTTGCTACAGCCCGCCCGACTGCTCCTAGTCCTACCAGGCCAACCGTCTTTTCCCAGAGCTCCGTGCCACGGTACTGGGTGAAGACACGAGCCAATTTCTCCATGCCATCACCGGGTTCACGCAGAATGCTTGCCACAGATAAGAAATGTCGCAACAGAGCGAGCATAAACAGCAACGTCAGATCGGCCACAGCATCGGCATTGCGTCCAGGGGTGATTAACACGGGGATGCCGTACTCAGTAGCAGCTTCAATGTCAATGTTCACTGGTGCACCACGGCAACAAGAAATAACCCGCAGGCTAGGTGCTTTGGAGAAGATATATCGGCGAACCTGGTCAACCTCGGTAACCAGGACGTTCACGCCCTCGAGCGCCTTGACTAGTTTGGAGCCAGCCAGGACCTGCATCTGTTCGCCATAGCTGCTGTATTCCACTTCCCCATAACGGCGCAGGGTGGCTAGTGCCTCCTCGTCGAACTGAGCAGTGATCAGAATCTTCATGAGCCTATTTCAGATTTTGCTTGCAGGTAGATGCGTTGAAAATCATCCATGAGGCTTTGCAGACGCATCGCGGCGGCAACATTGCCAGAAAAAGCCAGGTCCCCTTTCATCGCCGCTTTGGCAGCGTTCACCTTGCCGGTGAACATGCCATCGAAAATGTCGCTGTCCATCGTTAGTTGTGCGTCCGATTCTTCGAGCTCGCCCAATCCCGCTTCGATTTTGCCATCCAAAAAACGGGTGTAGAAGAAGACGTCCAGGTCGGGGAACTCGTAGCTCAGGGAGAGGTTCT is from Chloroflexota bacterium and encodes:
- a CDS encoding SCP2 sterol-binding domain-containing protein, which encodes MPVYQTPDELKRVLAKMAELMQSDAALIQASKGKNLSLSYEFPDLDVFFYTRFLDGKIEAGLGELEESDAQLTMDSDIFDGMFTGKVNAAKAAMKGDLAFSGNVAAAMRLQSLMDDFQRIYLQAKSEIGS